Below is a window of Fervidobacterium pennivorans DSM 9078 DNA.
ACGCAGAAGTTGAGGAAGAAATAGAAAAGCTCAATAAGAGGAGACAACCGAAAAAGAAATCGTAAACTCAAACAGGGGACGTTTATCATTGCGTCCCCTTTTTAACTTCTTATTTTTCTCAACTTATGATATAATTCTTTTAGATTTTAAAGTTCCTAATACGAAATTCTGAAGACGAAAGGAGTGGAACTTATGTACGTGAACACGAAGGACATTTTGGAAAAAGCTAGCAAAGAGTACTACGCGGTTCCTGCTTTTAACATCAACAACATGGAGTTTTTCCATGCAATACTTGAAGGTGCATTGGAAAAAAGAGCGCCACTTATCATTGAAACAAGCGAAGGTGCGATAAAATATGCAGGAAACGGGGACATATTTAAGGGTGCACGATATTTCGTTGAGTTGGTAAGATTATTTGCCGATAGTGTTGATATACCGATAGCGCTCCACCTTGACCACGGTAAGCATTTTGAGTATATAATAGCAGCGATAAAGGCAGGATATTCTTCGGTTATGATTGACGCTTCTGAAAAGCCTTTTGAGGAAAATCTTAAGGAAACTAAAGAGATAGTAAAAATAGCGCATGCAGCAGGTGTTTCTGTCGAAGCCGAGCTTGGACAACTCGCAGGTGTTGAAGATAACGTAGTTGCTGCTGAGTCCGTGTTGGTAGATCCTGAGCAAGCAAAGATATTTGTCGAAGAGACGGGCGTCGACTTCCTGGCTCCAGCAATTGGAACGAGCCACGGCGCATTCAAGTTCAAAGGTGAAGCAAAGCTCGATTTTGAAAGACTCAAAAAGGTTAAAGAACTGACAAAAATTCCACTTGTTCTCCATGGTGCCTCGAGTGTTTTGCCAGAATACGTGAAGATGGCAGAGGAATACGGAGCAGACTTAGGCGGAGCAAAGGGTGTACCCGAGGACCAACTTAAGAAGTGCGTTGAGCTTGGTATAAACAAAGTCAATACAGATACGGATTTAAGAATTGCCTTTATCGCAGGACTTAGAAAGTTCCTAAAAGAGAATCCAAAAGAGTTCGATCCAAGGCATTACTTAGGGGCAGGTAAGAAATTAGTCAAAGAAGTTGTTATGAACAGACTTGAATTCCTTGGAGCAGCCGGGAAAGCATAATCCCAACTTCCTGAAATGAGAATTTGTGCTTAACTTTTAAACACATACAGAGGAGGGATCCAAGTGCGAGTCTTGGTTGTTAACTGTGGGAGCTCGTCGATAAAGTATCAGTTCCTTGATATGGATACAGAACAGGTACTGTGCAAGGGACTTGCGGAAAGAATAGGAATCCCAGGAAGCAGAATTGTTCACAAGAAAGATGAGCAAAAAGTTGTTATTGAAAAGCCAATGAAAGACCATGAAGACGCTCTCAAATATGTACTTGAACTGATAGTTGACGAAAAGGTCGGAGGAGTAAAAGACTTGAGTGAAATTGATGCGGTTGGTCACAGAGTTGTCCATGGTGGAGAAAAGTTCTCAGGCTCAGTTTTGATTGATGACGAAGTGATGAGAGCACTCGAAGAATATTCGTACCTTGCTCCACTCCACAACCCACCGAACATAATGGGTATAAGAGCTATGATGAAACTTTTGCCAGGAGTTCCAAACGTTGCAGTCTTTGATACAGCATTCCATTCAAAGATGCCAGCAAAAGCGTATCTTTACGCAATACCCTATGAATACTACAAGAAATACAAAATCAGAAGGTATGGTTTCCATGGAACAAGCCATAGGTATGTATCAAAAAGAACTGCAGAAATCCTGGGACTTGATTATCAGAAATCCAAAATCATAACAGTTCATCTCGGCAACGGAGCATCCGTAGCAGCTGTTATGAATGGTCACAGTATTGACACATCGATGGGGTTTACTCCACTTGAAGGATTGGTAATGGGAACGAGAAGCGGAGACATTGACCCATCAATTGTGACATTCCTTATGGAAAAAGAAGGCTTGACTGCCGAAGAGGTTTATACAATTCTTAACAAAAAAAGTGGAGTACTTGGCTTAACAGATGGTTTCAGCTCAGATATGAGAGATATAGAAGACAAAGCACTTGAGGGCGACCCAGTTTGCAGACTTGCCCTGGACATTTACGAATACAGAATTGCAAAGTATATCGGCGCTTACGTGGCTGCAATGAACGGTGTTGATGCAATAGCATTTACAGCAGGTGTCGGTGAAAACTCCCCAATAACAAGGAAAGAAGTTTGTGAAAACTACCTTGGTTACCTCGGCATAAAGATAGATGATGAGAAAAACAATGTGAAGGGTGAAGAAAGGATTATAACAACACCAGATTCAAAAGTAAAAGTTCTCGTAGTTCCAACAAACGAAGAGCTCATGATAGCAAGAGATACTAAAGAGATTATAGAAAAAGGTTTAAGGCAGTTGGAATACTAAAAACTGAAGTTCTCTAAACTAAAATTTGCGGTATAATATATATCGGTGACTTGGAAATGTTGGGCACTTACTCAAGTGCCCAACATTCTTTTAAAAAACAACGAAGTAAATTTAGTAAAGAAGGTGAATAAATTGATAATAAAGAAGCGCTATGTTTATCTTGACGCACCATTGAAGATAGAAAACAAAGAGGCAACTTCCACTACCACTGAAGAACAAGTAGAACAAACTAAGGAAAAAGAAAAACAACTCCTTGAAATCGTGGCTAAAGCAAATCGTGAAGCCGAACAGATTGTTTTGGAAGCGCAAAATCAAGCGCAACAAATACTTTTGCAAGCCCAGGAAGAGTACAATAGAATTATCGAAGAAGCAAATCAGAAAGCACTTGTCATTACCAAAGAGGCAGAGCAGAGTGCTCAGAGCATGCTCACGAATTTACAAAATCAGATACAGTATTTGCTTGAAAGTTTTGAACAACAGCTCGATATTTTCTACAATGAATATTGTGAGAAGCTAACATCTATTTCGCTCGTGCTCATTGAAAAGTTTTTAGAAAAGAACATAGACCCTGAGGTTGCAAAAAGAAAAATAGAAAAGATTCTTACACACCTTGCAGGTTCAACAAAGGTTAAAATTCATATTAATCCGAAGGATGCAAAGCTTATAAGTGAAGAAACGTTAGAATATGCAAAATCAAAAGGTTACGAGATAGTATTGAACGACAATGTGGAACACGGTGTTATTGCCGAAACCGAGCTTGGAACAATTGATGCAACTTTGAAATTTCAATTCGCATTACTGGAAGAGATTTTCGACGAAGTATTTAAAAAAGAGGAATGAAAAATTGCCATGAGGGGATAAGAACATTATGACCAATAAAAACGTTAATTTTAAGAAGTGTAATTCATTTAAGTTGATGGAACTATTCGAGGAAAAGGTTAAAGAAATAAATCCATATGAATACATCGGAGAGGTCCAAAAAGTCATAGGCCTTACAATAGAATCGAAAGGTCCAGATGCAGCCTACGGAGAACTTTGTAAAATCATAGTAGGCAATAAAAAGGCGCTTGCTGAAGTCGTCGGATTTAAAGAAGATATGACAGTATTAATGCCATTAGAAGACATAACAGGTTTGAAAAAAGGTTGTGAGGTCATAAAAACTAACAAGACCGTAAGCATACCTGTTGGTGAAGAATTGCGTGGAAGGGTTGTTGATGCACTTGGAAGACCTATAGATGGAAAAAGACTTGTACTTAGAGAGTATCGTCCCATTATAAACGAAGCCCCAAACCCACTTATTCGAAAAAGGATTTTAGAACCACTTCCGGTTGGTGTTCGTGCTATCGATGGCTTTATCACACTTGGAAAAGGACAAAGGATAGGTATCTTCGCTGGTAGTGGTGTTGGTAAGAGTACACTTCTTGGAATGATTGCAAGGAATACAATGGCTGACATAAACGTAATAGCGTTGATAGGAGAGCGTGGAAGGGAAGTTAGAGAATTTATTGAGAAAGACTTGGGAGAAGAAGGTCTAAAACGTTCCGTTGTTGTAGTCTCAACATCAGACCAGCCTGCTTTGTTGAGAATCAAAGCCTTACTTACGGCAACGACTATAGCAGAGTATTTCCGAGATAAAGGCTATGCTGTTATGTTAATGGTTGACTCGTTAACAAGATGGGCGATGGCTCAACGTGAGGTTGGACTTGCTATTGGCGAACCACCTACAACACGAGGTTATCCCCCAAGCGTTTTTGCACAACTTCCTAAAATCCTCGAACGTGCTGGTAACTCTGACAAGGGTAGTATAACTGGTATCTACACGGTTCTTGTTGAAGCTGATGATTTCAACGAGCCTATTTCCGATACTGTTCGTGGTATCGTTGACGGGCATATAATACTCTCTCGTCGCCTTGCTGAATCAAACCATTATCCGGCGATAGATGTACTCATGAGTGTTAGTCGTTTAATGACAGACATTGTAAAACCAGAACATCTTCATGCAGCACGCTTGCTAAGAGATATAATGGCCACATACAATGACGCAAAAGACCTTATAGATGTTGGAGCATACAAAAAGGGAACAAATCCCAAGATAGATAAGGCTATAGAACTCATTGACGAAATCAACAAGTTTCTTAGACAAGGTATTCATGAAAAGATGACGTTTGAAGATACTGTTGAGTATTTATTGTCCATCGCTAGAAAACTTTGATATTTAGGGTGGTAACGTTATGGACTTTGATAAACTGATTGAAAAGTTCTCCGAAGAGCTCAAGAAATCAAAGTTTGTTGTTGCACTCACCGGTGCAGGTGTCAGTGTTCCCAGTGGAATACCGGACTTTAGAAGTCCAAATGGGCTTTACGCGAAATATGGTCAGGATATCTTTGAAATCGATGAGTTTTACAGAAATCCAGATAGGTTTTACAATTTTGCAAGGGAAGGTCTTATACCTATGTTGTCAGCACAACCAAATATCGTTCACAACATGCTGGCAAGGCTGGAAGAAGCGGGAATATTGAAAGGGGTCATAACTCAGAACATCGATGGTTTGCACCAAAAAGCAGGCAGTAGGAATGTTGCAGAAATTCATGGAAGTGTTAGAGTTTGGAACTGTTTGAAATGTGCTAAACGTTACGAAATCCTTGATGATAAGCAAAGAGAGTTTCTGTTATCTACCAATTTCAGATGCTCTTGTGGCGGTTTGCTAAAGCCAGATATAACTTTCTTTGGTGAAATATTACCTATGGATGAGTTTGCAAAAGCTCAGAAATGGGCAGAAAGTAGCGATTTGTTCCTAACTTTAGGCACCTCGCTCGTAGTTTATCCAGCTGCACAATTACCTATTCATGCTCTCAAAAATGGAGCTAAACTTGTAATTGTGAATAAAGGAGAGACACCTCTCGATAGGTATGCAACATTTAAGTTTGATATTGACTTGATCGAATTTTCAAACAAGCTTCTTAAGGCACTTAACATTTCTTTGGATTGAATTCAGAATATCTTTCGCCTGTAATGACAATACGGCACTTTTCCTGTTTTCTCATAATAATCTTGGTGATAATTTTCAGCAAGCCAAAATGTCGAAGCTTTCCTAAGCAGAGTTGCAACCTTGTATCGTTTCTTTAGTTCTTCTATTATCTTTTCAGCAATTTCTTTTTGTCTCTCATTTGTGTAGAATATGGCACTTTTGTATTGCTCACCAATATCAGGTCCTTGCCCGTTTTCTTGTGTGAAGTCGTGAATTTCAAAGAAATACTTTACCAGTTGTTCCTCGTTTATTAAGTTTGGAACGAATATGACCTCTACGGTTTCCAAATGTCCTGTCAATCCGGTACATACTTGTTCGTATGTTGGATTGGGCCAACGTCCACCCATGTAGCCGACTCTTGTATCCACAACCCCATGGAGTTGTTTGAAAAGATGTTCAACGCCCCAGAAACAGCCACCAGCGAAAAACATTCTATCGATAGGTGGTTTTTGCCCTTCTGGTATAAACTTCAAAGAGACTGAATTCACGCAGTGCCTGACATTCTTTTTTGTGAACCCTTCTCCATAAAAGATATGTCCCAGATGAACACCGCAACAGGCACAAATAATTTCCGTCCTTATTCCGTCCTTATCGATTTGCTTAAATATCGCACCAGGAATCTCATCATCAAATGCTGGCCAACCACATCCAGAGTGGAATTTATCAGAAGAATTGTATAGTGGTATTCCGCAATTCTTACACACGTAAATGCCTTTTTCGAAATGGTTTTCGTATTCTCCAGAAAATGGTGGTTCGGTGCCTTTTTCAAAAAGCACGAATCTTTCAAATTCGCTTAGTTCCAGGTTGATGATTTTCTTTTTCATACTTTTTCCTCTCTTTACGCTTTCTTACTTATTACCAATTACCAAGGAACTCGACCGGGAGCAAACCTTCTTTCGAGAGCTTTTTTGGCTTCCAAAATAACAAACTCATCGCTTGAGTAGACAACAACACCGGTGGTTGCAAATGGCTTGTTTATATGTATTTCGCCCTGACTAATATAAATAACTGAGTTAACCAAGACAGCTTTTCTCAAAGTTTCGAGTTCCGGAGGCTTAATAGACCAATACAACTTTGCTGGCACACCGTTTAAGAATAAAAAACCATCCTTATCTTTTGTGATAAAAAGTGCTGAATATCCAAGGTTGCGTAGTAAATTTGCTTTCCCTTCGTCTTCAACTAATACCGGATATGTGAGTCTACGTGTCACGAGTGACGAGATCAAATTTACGTCGATTTTCCCTCTTGCATCAAAAATAGGAATTACTCCCGCAATGGAAAGACCAGTAGAGAACTTTTCATATATATCGGCAGTTATATAGGGAGACTTGTGCACTCTGTAAAAATAATCTTCGTCATCCACACTTAACGTATCAAGTGGACCAACAAGATAATAAGAAAATCCTTTGGATTTTACATACCATCCGACATATTTGCCAACGTCTTGGGCAAGTAGAGTATTTCCAAGACTTCCAAGTGTCAATAAACTTATATCTTCAATAATTTCTTCTAACCTTTGCGTGCAAATCAAACTAGCTTGAACTTTCAACGGCCATAATCTATTTAGATTAGTTGATGTTTCCACGTTAGTTGGAAGATTCAATGCCCCGAAGATACTCAGGGAAAAGGCGAACAAAACTATAAAGAACACCATTTTCTTCATTAGATTTACTAACAAAATCCGCCACCTCTTTTAACTTGTCTACGGCGTTTTCAACGGCAACTTTTGTACCTGCAACTTCGAACATATAAATATCATTCTCGTTGTCCCCAAAAACAACAGTGTTCTTAAGGTCGAAGCCCAAATAATCCGCTAAAAACTTAAGGGCATTACCTTTATTAGCATCAGCAGGGACAATATCCAAAAAGATTGGAAAACTCTTGAAAACATTCGCTCTTCCATCCACAATTTCTTTGAGAGGTTCGATTAAGTTGTCCAGAATACCTTGCTCGGCAATCGCTAACATTTTTATCGGTGGATGTTCGATTGCTTTTAAGTCATTAACTACGTAGTAAGGAACGTCCGCATGTTTTGCATATAACTTTATTTCTTCGTTGTCTTTTTCGCTGTAAAGCTTATCATCGACATATGTTTGAACGTGGATGTTCCTTTGCCTGAGAAAGCCTATAACCTTGTGTACTGTTTCCATATCTAATGTTTTCTCATAAATAAAACCTACGTTTGGAACGTATACAACCGCTCCATTGTAGGAAATTATTGGGAAGATATCCTCACCAAAAACATTTTCCAATAACTTTTTAGCAGATATATGCATTCGTCCAGTTGCAAAAATTACATTATCACCGTTTTCAAGGATGTTTAGTATCAATTGCTTCGTTTCTTGTGGAAATTCATTTTTAGAATTCAGCACGGTTCCGTCCAGGTCAAAGACGAAAGTTTTCGCATTTTTTAGTTTTCGAATATTACTCAACCTACTTCCCTCCGTTCCTTTCGTTTGTTACCTTTAATTCTCATTTGTAAATTTTAACCAAGTTTTCCACAGCATCAGAAATTGTTCCTCACTGAGCTGCTCAGGTCTTGCACTTGATGGAATGTTTGCTTCTTGGATTATCAGTTCTAAAACATTCGTATCTTTAGTTATGGTTTTTAGATTATTGTATATCGTTTTTCTCTTTTGAGAGAAGCTATTGGAAACAAATCTCCAAAAAGATTCAAGTTGTGAACCATCTGCAAATGGGAAAGGTTCTTTCCTTGTAATTTTCAAAACAACACTATCTACTTCCGGATTTGGCACAAATGCACTTTTTGGAATCGTCAAAATTTTTTCTACGTTTGCAACCGTTTGGAGCACAACAGTTAGAAATCCTCTATTAGAGCTACCCGGTTTTTCTAGTAATCTTTCCCCAACTTCCTTTTGCATCATGATAAATAATGCTGAAAATGGTGTAAAAATAAGCCTTTTAAGTATGGGAGCGGTGATGTAATAGGGAATGTTCGAAACACATTTGTATCCACTTGGAAGAAACGACAGGTCAAGTGCTAGGAAGTCGGAGAAAATTAGATGGACATTTGGAAATGTTAATAACCGTTCTTCAAGGATAGGCTTGAGCCTTTCATCTATTTCTATAGCGTAAACCGTTGCACCAGTCTCTGCCAGTGCAACGGTTAAAGTTCCAGCTCCCGCACCTATTTCAAGGACTGTGTCATTCTTGTTTACTTCTGATAATTCAACAATCTTTTTCGCAAAAACTTCGTTGGACAAAAAATTTTGACCCAAAGATTTTTTTAAAGTAATACCATATTTCTTCAAATAATCAGAAGTTTTCAGCTGCAAATTCACCATCCTCTGAATTTACTTTGTTGCGATTATTTTCCACTTTTCGGAGCATTTTGCGTATTTTTCATATTTTGTTGGTTTTGGTGCATTTGTGGCATTGTTGTTCCAGGTTTCTTTTCTGCCAATCGTTCTACCACAATTCCGTTATTGTATTCCATTCTTACGATACCCTTCTCGTCTGTTGTTATCTTTATTTCAGTTCCTTCGTAGCTGAGAACGTAAGAACGGTCAGATAGTCGTTTCAGCATTGCAATTCCTGATGCCTTGTCTGTCTTTGATGGATTGAAGAGTGCTTGTGGTATGAGTATTTGGAAACGTGGCTGAGGCATTCTCAATATCATTTCAAAATGAGGGATAATAAAGTTGTTATCTAATAAGACGATATTTGGTTCTGTGAATGTGAATGTTTTAACAGAGGGTGCTTTTGGATCATAATACGCGTATAGTGTTATTGTAGTTTTACCTGCTTTATTAACACCAAGTATTTTAGCAACCAACTCTCCGTTTGTCTTAAACGTTGCTTCGTAAACTTGGAAGAATCCGTTAGGACCATAAGCAGTTCTCGTTTCGATAGTATATTTCTCACCGTACTGTATTTCACTAACACTTATCCATCCGTTTTTTGTATATTCAACTCGAATACGCCCAAGTTCCATGTTGTCAATACGCGCGATGTATTCAACACCAAACGTTGTTGCAGAAATGACAAGTAGCAACATTCCAGCGTAAATTAACCCTACAATACGTTTTTTCATATGATTCACCTCCAAGATAATCATACAGGATAAACCTTAAAAAATCATTAGAATTTCGAATAATTCTTACCTCATTCCAGTACCTCTTCCACGGTTCCATACAACGGACCCGCTGTGATTTTTGTTACCTTTACTACAACGGTTTTTCCAATAAGTTCATGTGAACCTTCAAAAGAGATAATTTTGTTACGTATATCCCTTCCGTAAAATAGGCCATTCTTTGCTTGAGCCTCAACTATTACCTCAACTCTTTTGTCTTTGTAGGATTCATTTAACTCTCTGTTTATCATTTTCTGCAGATTCAACAAGTAAGACATTCTACGGACCTTTGTCTTATATGGTACATCGTCTTTAAAATGTTTCCATGCAACAGTTCCTTCACGTGGAGAGTAAATAGCAAGGTTGAGTCTTTCAAATTTTATATCTTTTACAAGTTTAACCGTCGCTTCAAAGTCCTCGTCAGTTTCTCCAGGGAAACCTACGATGATATCACTTGAGATAGAGGCATCCGGAACAATATTTCTTATGTTGTTTATCAAATCAATATATTCCTCACGAGTGTACCTTCTATTCATAGCTCTTAATATCTTATCACTTCCGTGCTGGACTGGGAGGTGTATGG
It encodes the following:
- the rsmA gene encoding 16S rRNA (adenine(1518)-N(6)/adenine(1519)-N(6))-dimethyltransferase RsmA translates to MKTSDYLKKYGITLKKSLGQNFLSNEVFAKKIVELSEVNKNDTVLEIGAGAGTLTVALAETGATVYAIEIDERLKPILEERLLTFPNVHLIFSDFLALDLSFLPSGYKCVSNIPYYITAPILKRLIFTPFSALFIMMQKEVGERLLEKPGSSNRGFLTVVLQTVANVEKILTIPKSAFVPNPEVDSVVLKITRKEPFPFADGSQLESFWRFVSNSFSQKRKTIYNNLKTITKDTNVLELIIQEANIPSSARPEQLSEEQFLMLWKTWLKFTNEN
- the fba gene encoding class II fructose-1,6-bisphosphate aldolase, whose translation is MYVNTKDILEKASKEYYAVPAFNINNMEFFHAILEGALEKRAPLIIETSEGAIKYAGNGDIFKGARYFVELVRLFADSVDIPIALHLDHGKHFEYIIAAIKAGYSSVMIDASEKPFEENLKETKEIVKIAHAAGVSVEAELGQLAGVEDNVVAAESVLVDPEQAKIFVEETGVDFLAPAIGTSHGAFKFKGEAKLDFERLKKVKELTKIPLVLHGASSVLPEYVKMAEEYGADLGGAKGVPEDQLKKCVELGINKVNTDTDLRIAFIAGLRKFLKENPKEFDPRHYLGAGKKLVKEVVMNRLEFLGAAGKA
- a CDS encoding bifunctional methionine sulfoxide reductase B/A protein; translated protein: MKKKIINLELSEFERFVLFEKGTEPPFSGEYENHFEKGIYVCKNCGIPLYNSSDKFHSGCGWPAFDDEIPGAIFKQIDKDGIRTEIICACCGVHLGHIFYGEGFTKKNVRHCVNSVSLKFIPEGQKPPIDRMFFAGGCFWGVEHLFKQLHGVVDTRVGYMGGRWPNPTYEQVCTGLTGHLETVEVIFVPNLINEEQLVKYFFEIHDFTQENGQGPDIGEQYKSAIFYTNERQKEIAEKIIEELKKRYKVATLLRKASTFWLAENYHQDYYEKTGKVPYCHYRRKIF
- a CDS encoding FliH/SctL family protein, producing MNKLIIKKRYVYLDAPLKIENKEATSTTTEEQVEQTKEKEKQLLEIVAKANREAEQIVLEAQNQAQQILLQAQEEYNRIIEEANQKALVITKEAEQSAQSMLTNLQNQIQYLLESFEQQLDIFYNEYCEKLTSISLVLIEKFLEKNIDPEVAKRKIEKILTHLAGSTKVKIHINPKDAKLISEETLEYAKSKGYEIVLNDNVEHGVIAETELGTIDATLKFQFALLEEIFDEVFKKEE
- a CDS encoding SIR2 family NAD-dependent protein deacylase — encoded protein: MDFDKLIEKFSEELKKSKFVVALTGAGVSVPSGIPDFRSPNGLYAKYGQDIFEIDEFYRNPDRFYNFAREGLIPMLSAQPNIVHNMLARLEEAGILKGVITQNIDGLHQKAGSRNVAEIHGSVRVWNCLKCAKRYEILDDKQREFLLSTNFRCSCGGLLKPDITFFGEILPMDEFAKAQKWAESSDLFLTLGTSLVVYPAAQLPIHALKNGAKLVIVNKGETPLDRYATFKFDIDLIEFSNKLLKALNISLD
- a CDS encoding Cof-type HAD-IIB family hydrolase, encoding MSNIRKLKNAKTFVFDLDGTVLNSKNEFPQETKQLILNILENGDNVIFATGRMHISAKKLLENVFGEDIFPIISYNGAVVYVPNVGFIYEKTLDMETVHKVIGFLRQRNIHVQTYVDDKLYSEKDNEEIKLYAKHADVPYYVVNDLKAIEHPPIKMLAIAEQGILDNLIEPLKEIVDGRANVFKSFPIFLDIVPADANKGNALKFLADYLGFDLKNTVVFGDNENDIYMFEVAGTKVAVENAVDKLKEVADFVSKSNEENGVLYSFVRLFPEYLRGIESSN
- the fliI gene encoding flagellar protein export ATPase FliI translates to MELFEEKVKEINPYEYIGEVQKVIGLTIESKGPDAAYGELCKIIVGNKKALAEVVGFKEDMTVLMPLEDITGLKKGCEVIKTNKTVSIPVGEELRGRVVDALGRPIDGKRLVLREYRPIINEAPNPLIRKRILEPLPVGVRAIDGFITLGKGQRIGIFAGSGVGKSTLLGMIARNTMADINVIALIGERGREVREFIEKDLGEEGLKRSVVVVSTSDQPALLRIKALLTATTIAEYFRDKGYAVMLMVDSLTRWAMAQREVGLAIGEPPTTRGYPPSVFAQLPKILERAGNSDKGSITGIYTVLVEADDFNEPISDTVRGIVDGHIILSRRLAESNHYPAIDVLMSVSRLMTDIVKPEHLHAARLLRDIMATYNDAKDLIDVGAYKKGTNPKIDKAIELIDEINKFLRQGIHEKMTFEDTVEYLLSIARKL
- the ackA gene encoding acetate kinase — its product is MRVLVVNCGSSSIKYQFLDMDTEQVLCKGLAERIGIPGSRIVHKKDEQKVVIEKPMKDHEDALKYVLELIVDEKVGGVKDLSEIDAVGHRVVHGGEKFSGSVLIDDEVMRALEEYSYLAPLHNPPNIMGIRAMMKLLPGVPNVAVFDTAFHSKMPAKAYLYAIPYEYYKKYKIRRYGFHGTSHRYVSKRTAEILGLDYQKSKIITVHLGNGASVAAVMNGHSIDTSMGFTPLEGLVMGTRSGDIDPSIVTFLMEKEGLTAEEVYTILNKKSGVLGLTDGFSSDMRDIEDKALEGDPVCRLALDIYEYRIAKYIGAYVAAMNGVDAIAFTAGVGENSPITRKEVCENYLGYLGIKIDDEKNNVKGEERIITTPDSKVKVLVVPTNEELMIARDTKEIIEKGLRQLEY